In Idiomarina sp. PL1-037, a single genomic region encodes these proteins:
- the nhaD gene encoding sodium:proton antiporter NhaD — MKRLLFTVISLLFSVSVLAAEPSADRIDLTSSTVGYAAIVIFILAYILVMGEEKLHMRKSKPVLVAAGVIWILIGFVYTGDNAALAEEAFRENLLKFAELMLFLLVAMTYINALEERRLFDALSAWLMKKGFTYRKLFWITGFLAFFISPIADNLTTALLMSAVVMKVAEGNKKFVALCCSSIVIAVNAAGAYSPFGDITTLMVWQSGKVEFTEFLQLVVPALVNYLIPAVIMSLFIEKKSPTTLHTEVELKRGALRITLLFLLTVATAVACHIWLHLPPVLGMMMGLGYLQFFGYFLRMTLPGSLARKRAMAEREGDQKRLQQLGGVVPFDVFSRVSRAEWDTLLFFYGIVLCVGGLGFMGYLGLLSESLYGGLDPTIANSILGVVSALVDNIPVMFAVLSMDPEMSTGHWLLITLACCTGGSLLSIGSASGVALMGQARGYYTFMSHLKWTPVIAIGYAASILLHLWLNQATFLS, encoded by the coding sequence ATGAAAAGATTACTGTTTACCGTCATTTCGCTGCTGTTTTCGGTATCAGTACTGGCTGCAGAACCCTCTGCTGACCGTATCGATCTCACCTCATCGACCGTTGGTTACGCTGCCATCGTCATTTTTATTCTTGCTTATATTTTAGTGATGGGTGAAGAGAAACTGCACATGAGAAAATCCAAGCCTGTGCTGGTAGCGGCAGGAGTTATATGGATACTCATAGGGTTTGTTTACACTGGCGACAACGCCGCCCTCGCCGAAGAAGCCTTCCGGGAAAATTTATTAAAATTTGCGGAGCTGATGTTGTTTTTGCTGGTGGCAATGACCTACATCAATGCTCTGGAAGAGCGGCGTTTGTTCGATGCGCTCAGCGCCTGGTTGATGAAAAAGGGCTTCACTTATAGAAAGCTCTTCTGGATAACCGGGTTTTTAGCGTTTTTCATTTCGCCTATTGCGGACAACCTGACCACCGCTCTGTTAATGTCGGCTGTGGTCATGAAAGTTGCCGAGGGCAATAAAAAGTTTGTCGCGCTTTGCTGCTCCAGCATTGTTATAGCCGTGAATGCTGCCGGCGCGTATAGCCCATTTGGTGATATAACCACACTTATGGTTTGGCAGTCCGGCAAGGTAGAGTTTACTGAGTTCTTACAGCTGGTTGTGCCTGCATTGGTGAACTACTTAATACCCGCAGTTATCATGAGCCTCTTTATTGAGAAAAAAAGCCCGACAACATTACATACAGAAGTGGAACTTAAGCGCGGAGCCTTGCGCATTACGCTCTTGTTCTTATTAACAGTCGCAACCGCCGTTGCATGTCACATTTGGCTGCATTTACCGCCGGTGCTCGGAATGATGATGGGGCTGGGCTACTTACAGTTCTTCGGCTACTTCCTGCGTATGACCCTGCCGGGTTCGCTGGCGCGCAAACGGGCAATGGCAGAACGCGAGGGCGACCAAAAACGCCTGCAACAACTTGGTGGTGTCGTGCCATTCGATGTATTCAGCCGGGTTTCCCGTGCCGAGTGGGACACCTTGCTGTTTTTCTACGGCATCGTCTTATGCGTTGGTGGTTTAGGCTTTATGGGTTACTTAGGTTTACTGTCCGAGTCTCTTTATGGTGGTTTAGACCCAACCATAGCAAACAGTATTCTTGGCGTGGTCTCCGCTCTTGTAGATAACATTCCGGTGATGTTCGCGGTACTGTCCATGGACCCTGAAATGTCCACCGGACACTGGCTGCTCATAACCCTGGCCTGCTGTACCGGCGGCAGCCTGCTTTCTATCGGCTCCGCCTCAGGCGTTGCCTTAATGGGACAAGCCAGAGGTTACTACACCTTTATGTCGCATCTAAAATGGACACCGGTAATAGCAATAGGTTACGCAGCCAGCATCCTGCTACACCTATGGCTAAACCAAGCCACCTTCCTCAGCTAG
- the hemN gene encoding oxygen-independent coproporphyrinogen III oxidase, translating to MSTVTWDKELIEKYNINGPRYTSYPTALMLSEQFSESRIEAALKNANDGLCLYLHLPFCHKLCYYCGCNKVVTRHQHKADKYLDYLAREMAMYQPMVKDKKIRQIHLGGGTPTFLTEQQLTRLMELVNQHFTFADNPEVSIEIDPRSCSDEKLRHLRDLGFNRVSYGVQDFDKKVQIAINRVQDIELIAHQLKLSKELGFESINLDLIYGLPYQRPETFKKSIEQVIEMDPDRISVFSYAHLPQRFAGQKKIPEESIPQPSVKLSLLEQAITQLNNAGYQFIGMDHFAKKDDGLAIAQREGRLQRNFQGYTTDGQDALLGLGVSSISQVNGVLWQHEKELPAYYKMIDNGQKPIIKSMALNDEDKLRAALISQVICHFELDIEAFKAEWDLDDFWAHFAEAIPLLKPFIEDGLVDVSDKKLRVTDLGRLWVRSICACFDEYLDHGQNRYSKVV from the coding sequence ATGAGTACAGTTACCTGGGATAAAGAGTTAATAGAAAAATACAATATTAATGGGCCTCGTTATACGTCTTATCCCACAGCGTTAATGCTTTCCGAACAATTTTCAGAGAGCCGCATAGAAGCCGCGCTGAAAAACGCAAATGACGGACTGTGTCTGTATTTGCACTTACCTTTCTGCCACAAGCTTTGCTATTACTGTGGTTGCAATAAAGTTGTTACCCGCCACCAGCATAAAGCCGATAAGTACCTGGATTATCTCGCCCGCGAAATGGCGATGTATCAGCCTATGGTAAAGGACAAGAAGATCCGCCAGATTCACTTAGGCGGTGGCACCCCGACCTTTTTGACCGAACAGCAACTGACCCGCCTAATGGAACTGGTTAATCAGCATTTTACCTTCGCGGATAATCCTGAGGTCAGCATAGAGATTGACCCGCGCAGCTGCAGCGACGAAAAGCTTCGCCATTTACGCGATTTAGGTTTTAACCGTGTCAGTTATGGGGTACAGGACTTCGACAAGAAAGTTCAAATTGCGATCAATCGCGTACAGGATATTGAGCTTATTGCGCATCAGCTAAAACTCAGTAAAGAATTAGGCTTTGAGTCAATTAACTTAGACCTTATTTACGGCCTGCCTTACCAGCGCCCGGAAACCTTTAAGAAGTCTATTGAGCAAGTCATTGAAATGGATCCCGATCGCATTTCGGTGTTTAGCTACGCCCATTTACCCCAGCGTTTCGCCGGGCAGAAAAAAATACCGGAAGAATCCATTCCACAGCCGTCGGTTAAGTTGAGCCTGCTGGAACAAGCCATTACTCAACTGAATAACGCCGGTTATCAATTTATCGGCATGGACCATTTTGCAAAAAAAGACGACGGTCTTGCCATAGCCCAGCGCGAAGGTCGCTTGCAGCGTAACTTCCAGGGCTACACCACCGACGGTCAGGACGCACTGCTGGGCTTAGGTGTTTCATCAATTAGCCAGGTAAACGGTGTGCTGTGGCAACACGAAAAAGAGCTACCGGCTTACTACAAAATGATAGATAACGGACAAAAGCCCATAATAAAAAGCATGGCGTTAAACGATGAAGACAAGCTGCGTGCCGCATTAATTTCTCAGGTTATTTGCCATTTCGAGCTTGATATAGAAGCTTTTAAAGCAGAGTGGGATCTGGACGATTTTTGGGCTCATTTCGCCGAAGCCATACCGCTACTAAAGCCATTCATTGAAGACGGCTTAGTCGACGTTTCCGACAAAAAGCTCCGCGTCACTGACTTAGGTCGCCTCTGGGTTCGCAGCATCTGCGCCTGTTTCGACGAATACCTAGACCACGGCCAAAACCGCTACTCCAAAGTCGTTTAG
- the ubiT gene encoding ubiquinone anaerobic biosynthesis accessory factor UbiT, translating into MNTTNWVSSIPKLIRPINKLIPSQFINFGSEKLLNLLFKEEIFSGELNFISGNIIEIKVKDIDLSLFLTLKGNQLKSLKGPVEADVQLSSDADALLLLIYGKVDPDTLFFNRKLMVKGNTELGLHLKNFLDTIEVNQKLPRALYLIGERFSDFIYKEKGETIQIS; encoded by the coding sequence ATGAATACCACCAATTGGGTATCTTCTATACCTAAATTAATTCGCCCAATAAATAAATTAATTCCGTCTCAATTTATTAACTTTGGATCTGAAAAGTTATTAAACCTTTTATTTAAAGAAGAAATTTTTTCAGGAGAGCTTAATTTTATTTCCGGAAACATAATAGAGATAAAGGTCAAAGACATTGATTTATCTCTATTTTTGACGTTAAAAGGAAATCAACTGAAATCCCTTAAGGGCCCAGTAGAAGCAGACGTACAGCTATCATCAGACGCTGACGCACTGCTTTTACTGATTTACGGAAAGGTTGACCCTGATACACTATTCTTTAATCGAAAACTAATGGTGAAAGGCAATACCGAATTAGGGTTACATTTAAAAAACTTCTTAGACACTATTGAGGTAAATCAAAAGCTACCAAGGGCCTTATATTTAATAGGAGAGCGCTTTAGTGATTTTATTTATAAAGAAAAAGGTGAAACAATACAGATAAGTTAA
- the ubiU gene encoding ubiquinone anaerobic biosynthesis protein UbiU translates to MELLCPAGSIPALKAAIENGADAVYVGLKDETNARHFAGLNLNQMKLSEAADYVHKHGRKLHVAINTFAHANRWEKWRQAVDDAVLAGADVLIIADLAVLAYAAERYPKVERHLSVQASATNAGAIRFYQQFGVSRVVLPRVLSMQQVRALARTTDVELEVFAFGSLCIMAEGRCYLSSYLTGESPNTAGACSPAAFVEWDEQDNKLESRLNGVLIDRFDENEKAGYPTLCKGRFSVDDEIYNVLEETTSLNTLSLLPQLYKEGIASLKIEGRQRSPAYVAQITRVWRQAIDTVMADPDNFEVVDNWNSVLSSLSEGSQTTLGAYHRKWK, encoded by the coding sequence ATGGAATTGCTGTGTCCGGCCGGAAGTATCCCTGCATTAAAAGCGGCTATAGAAAATGGTGCCGATGCGGTCTATGTGGGACTAAAAGATGAAACCAATGCGCGTCATTTTGCAGGTTTAAATTTAAACCAGATGAAGCTATCGGAAGCAGCGGACTATGTACACAAGCATGGGCGTAAACTGCACGTTGCCATTAATACCTTCGCGCATGCCAACAGGTGGGAGAAATGGCGTCAGGCGGTTGATGATGCTGTGCTGGCGGGTGCCGACGTGCTGATTATCGCTGACTTAGCTGTATTGGCTTACGCCGCCGAAAGATACCCGAAAGTAGAACGGCATTTATCGGTACAGGCCTCTGCAACCAACGCCGGAGCCATTCGATTCTACCAGCAGTTTGGCGTGTCGCGGGTGGTCTTGCCCCGAGTGCTGTCTATGCAGCAGGTGCGGGCACTGGCGCGTACGACGGATGTCGAGCTGGAGGTATTTGCTTTTGGTAGCCTCTGCATTATGGCGGAAGGGCGTTGCTACTTAAGTTCTTATCTGACCGGTGAGTCACCCAATACAGCAGGTGCCTGCTCGCCTGCAGCTTTTGTCGAGTGGGACGAACAGGACAACAAACTGGAATCTCGACTTAACGGTGTGCTTATCGACCGTTTTGATGAAAACGAGAAGGCCGGTTATCCCACCTTGTGCAAGGGGCGTTTCTCGGTTGATGATGAAATCTACAATGTGCTGGAAGAAACCACCAGCCTGAACACTTTAAGCTTGTTGCCGCAACTTTATAAAGAAGGCATTGCTTCGTTGAAAATTGAAGGACGGCAACGGAGTCCGGCTTATGTGGCGCAAATTACCCGGGTGTGGCGTCAGGCTATCGATACGGTCATGGCAGATCCCGACAACTTTGAAGTAGTGGATAACTGGAACTCAGTTCTGTCATCACTCTCTGAGGGCAGTCAAACGACGCTCGGCGCGTACCACCGGAAATGGAAGTAA
- a CDS encoding U32 family peptidase has translation MKFSLGPILYFWPKQQVFDFYQQAAESDVDHVYLGETVCSKRRELKLDDYLAIAQMLREAGKKVTLSTMTLLEAPAELRELGKYCDNGEFDVEANDVCAINLLQEQGLNFTAGPAINIYNHQSLRRLIDMGMTRWVVPFELSRDWLQDVLQHNLIDTVRDCFDVEVFSFGHIPLAWSGRCFTARSENRPKDQCELCCIKYPEGREVKSQEGQQVFVLNGIQTQSGTRYNLINQLPGMNGLVDIVRISPQPEGTFDWLQRFRSNINGEHPVTLTSKENNGYWLQLAGLATG, from the coding sequence ATGAAGTTTTCATTAGGACCTATTCTGTATTTTTGGCCGAAACAGCAAGTTTTTGATTTTTACCAGCAAGCCGCGGAATCAGATGTTGACCATGTGTATCTGGGCGAAACCGTTTGCAGTAAGCGTCGTGAGTTAAAGCTGGATGACTATCTGGCGATAGCGCAGATGCTAAGAGAAGCCGGGAAAAAAGTAACGCTGTCGACAATGACTCTACTAGAGGCTCCGGCTGAACTAAGGGAGCTGGGTAAATATTGCGATAATGGCGAGTTTGATGTCGAAGCCAATGATGTCTGCGCTATTAACTTATTGCAGGAGCAGGGGCTGAACTTCACCGCCGGGCCGGCCATTAATATTTATAATCACCAGAGCCTGCGCCGTCTCATTGATATGGGCATGACTCGCTGGGTGGTTCCGTTTGAACTTTCCCGCGACTGGCTGCAGGACGTTTTACAGCACAACCTTATCGACACCGTGAGGGACTGCTTTGACGTGGAAGTTTTCTCCTTTGGTCATATACCTTTGGCCTGGTCTGGTCGCTGCTTTACTGCCCGCTCGGAGAACCGCCCGAAAGATCAGTGCGAGCTGTGTTGCATAAAGTACCCGGAAGGCCGTGAGGTGAAAAGCCAGGAAGGTCAGCAGGTGTTTGTGCTTAATGGTATTCAGACGCAATCGGGTACCCGTTATAACCTGATAAACCAGTTACCGGGTATGAATGGCCTGGTCGATATTGTGCGCATTAGTCCGCAACCTGAGGGAACTTTCGATTGGCTACAACGCTTTCGCAGTAATATCAATGGGGAACACCCCGTGACCCTGACAAGCAAAGAGAACAATGGCTATTGGTTACAACTGGCGGGTTTAGCGACAGGCTAG
- a CDS encoding NnrS family protein, translated as MQITDRQKEEQLTPILRQAFRPLFLLGAGFSAIAMLLWGLALGGKLSLPVYGNIMFWHSHEMIFGFVIAIVLGFLLTAVQNWTGLRAPHGKTLLILTVLWAAARLMLLLGGELPWWLVAAMDVSLLPVAALLFGRMVLKVNQTRNLFFVPILLLLTVCNLLMHYGLHFGHYHIQVLGAYNAVFLVTLLMAIIGGRVLPMFTANGTQTPKVTPIVWLDRIALGSLWLIFAVHFLNLHTLLPNQIMVVLFGVSAVATGVRVARWKIWITWRVPLLWSLHLAYWFIPVGLALFALRYAGFDLTQSVALHALTAGAMGNMILSMIARVSLGHSGRPLQPKLIMNGAFLLVLIAALTRVFLIWLAPDLASQWLMFSAIAWTMAYGIYVVVYFKVLTTPRADGNPG; from the coding sequence ATGCAAATCACAGACAGACAAAAAGAAGAGCAGTTAACTCCTATTCTGCGGCAGGCGTTTCGGCCACTGTTCCTTTTAGGGGCTGGGTTTAGCGCCATAGCGATGCTGCTGTGGGGGTTAGCACTTGGTGGAAAGCTCAGTTTGCCTGTATACGGCAACATTATGTTCTGGCACAGCCATGAAATGATATTTGGCTTTGTTATTGCCATAGTCCTGGGTTTTTTATTAACTGCGGTGCAGAACTGGACCGGACTTAGGGCACCACATGGCAAGACTCTGCTTATCCTGACCGTTTTATGGGCAGCCGCCAGGCTAATGTTGCTGTTGGGCGGTGAACTGCCCTGGTGGTTGGTTGCAGCCATGGATGTCAGTCTCTTACCTGTTGCCGCGTTGCTGTTCGGGCGTATGGTGTTAAAAGTAAATCAGACCCGGAATTTATTCTTTGTGCCCATTTTGCTGTTGCTGACGGTGTGCAACTTGCTTATGCACTACGGCTTACACTTTGGTCACTATCATATTCAGGTGCTTGGTGCTTACAACGCAGTATTTCTGGTGACCTTGTTAATGGCTATTATTGGCGGACGAGTGCTGCCAATGTTTACTGCCAACGGTACTCAAACGCCCAAAGTAACGCCAATTGTCTGGCTTGATCGCATCGCCTTAGGCAGCTTGTGGCTTATCTTTGCTGTGCACTTTCTGAATCTGCACACGCTGTTACCTAACCAGATAATGGTCGTTTTATTTGGTGTTTCAGCGGTGGCTACCGGTGTAAGAGTTGCGCGCTGGAAAATCTGGATAACCTGGAGAGTACCGCTGCTTTGGTCATTGCATTTAGCTTACTGGTTTATTCCGGTTGGGCTGGCCTTATTTGCATTGCGTTACGCGGGCTTTGACCTGACTCAGAGTGTTGCGCTGCATGCCTTAACCGCCGGAGCTATGGGGAATATGATCCTCAGCATGATAGCGCGCGTTTCGCTAGGCCATAGTGGGCGTCCGTTGCAACCCAAACTGATAATGAACGGCGCATTTTTACTGGTATTAATAGCCGCATTAACTCGGGTCTTCTTAATCTGGCTGGCTCCTGATTTAGCCAGCCAGTGGTTAATGTTTAGCGCTATAGCCTGGACAATGGCTTATGGTATTTATGTGGTGGTTTATTTTAAGGTTCTGACAACCCCCCGCGCCGACGGTAACCCAGGTTAA
- a CDS encoding YbaN family protein, whose amino-acid sequence MTRELLIRLLWRALALFFVLLGLIGIALPVMPTVPFLIAALWAASKGWPRLEAWLLNHPKYGPDIKAWREHRVIKRRSKIIALVMMATGYLVLWLFVPQVPVWLKAIVGVVLVVVGCWLATRPDHSPQET is encoded by the coding sequence GTGACGCGGGAGCTGTTAATTCGGTTATTGTGGCGCGCTCTGGCGCTATTTTTTGTATTGCTTGGACTTATTGGCATTGCCCTGCCGGTAATGCCCACAGTACCTTTTCTCATTGCTGCATTGTGGGCTGCTAGCAAAGGCTGGCCCCGGCTTGAAGCCTGGCTGCTTAACCACCCTAAATACGGCCCGGACATAAAAGCCTGGCGCGAACACCGGGTCATTAAACGCCGCTCTAAGATAATCGCCTTAGTCATGATGGCAACCGGGTACCTGGTGCTATGGTTATTTGTTCCGCAGGTTCCGGTGTGGTTAAAAGCAATTGTCGGGGTTGTTCTGGTTGTGGTCGGGTGCTGGCTGGCTACGCGCCCCGACCACTCTCCGCAAGAGACTTAA
- the norR gene encoding nitric oxide reductase transcriptional regulator NorR — protein MLQESLLADLLTEQPAAVRLQNLVNTLRSHFNCGAVVLLKLDNEVLQPVAIQGLVREALGRRFVVAQHPRLAALLASRNPVRFEHDSSLPDPYDGLLAEQPGNALPVHDCMGMSLYLENKCWGVLTLDALQPGTFTDNSMIELQKFSLFVETAVRIGQLEQNVRALRQGQQRTMPKSGTTERNESEIIGHSNAIESVLKELRVVASADLPVLLLGETGVGKELFARELHLLSQRSDKPLIYVNCAALPESLAESELFGHVKGAFSGATSDRSGRFEVAHGGTLFLDEVGELPLSIQAKLLRVLQNGEIQRLGSDKYRKVDVRLIAATNRNLRQQVSNETFRADLYHRLSVYPLPIPPLRERGDDVSILAGHFLELNRARLGLRALRLSPEAELAIQQYQWPGNVRELEHVISRAAIKLLSHGVEKTDIATIEPDMLDLDVQLPLSATTDSGKNSAGTSLPPANVSMKEAVNYTQRKMIEAALSRHNNSWSQAAKDLQLDASNLHKMASRLGMKS, from the coding sequence ATGTTGCAAGAAAGTCTATTAGCAGACCTGCTTACCGAGCAGCCTGCAGCGGTCCGTTTACAAAATTTGGTCAACACCTTGCGCAGCCACTTCAACTGCGGTGCAGTGGTTTTATTGAAGCTGGATAATGAAGTGCTGCAACCGGTTGCTATTCAGGGGCTGGTACGCGAAGCTCTGGGCCGCCGCTTTGTTGTGGCACAGCATCCCCGGTTAGCGGCATTGCTGGCTTCTCGCAACCCAGTGCGGTTTGAGCACGACTCTTCATTACCAGACCCCTACGACGGACTGCTCGCTGAGCAGCCAGGTAATGCGCTACCCGTTCACGACTGCATGGGTATGAGTTTGTATCTGGAAAATAAGTGCTGGGGTGTACTGACCTTAGACGCACTGCAACCCGGCACATTTACCGACAACTCAATGATTGAACTGCAAAAGTTTAGCTTGTTCGTTGAGACCGCCGTTCGCATTGGTCAGCTGGAGCAAAACGTCAGGGCTCTGCGACAAGGCCAGCAGCGCACTATGCCAAAATCCGGAACCACAGAAAGAAACGAGTCGGAAATTATCGGGCACAGCAACGCCATTGAAAGTGTGCTCAAAGAACTGCGGGTAGTTGCCAGTGCCGATTTACCCGTGTTGCTGCTGGGCGAGACCGGTGTCGGTAAAGAGCTGTTTGCCCGTGAACTGCACTTGCTCTCACAGCGCAGCGACAAACCCCTTATTTATGTAAATTGCGCGGCTCTGCCCGAGTCACTTGCAGAAAGCGAGCTTTTTGGACACGTAAAAGGGGCGTTTTCCGGCGCAACCAGCGACCGTTCAGGACGCTTTGAAGTGGCGCACGGCGGTACGCTGTTTCTGGATGAAGTTGGCGAGCTGCCACTATCCATACAGGCTAAATTGTTGCGAGTACTGCAAAACGGTGAAATTCAGCGTTTAGGCTCTGACAAATACCGAAAAGTAGATGTTCGCCTTATAGCCGCCACCAACCGAAATCTGCGCCAGCAAGTCAGTAATGAAACTTTCCGCGCCGATTTATACCACCGCCTTTCGGTTTATCCTTTGCCAATTCCGCCATTACGTGAGCGCGGTGACGATGTGTCTATTCTGGCCGGACATTTTCTCGAGCTAAACCGGGCTCGTCTGGGGTTGCGGGCTTTGCGCTTATCGCCGGAGGCTGAGCTTGCCATACAGCAATACCAGTGGCCGGGTAATGTGCGTGAACTGGAACATGTTATAAGCCGGGCCGCTATTAAGCTGCTTAGCCACGGTGTGGAAAAAACCGATATTGCCACCATTGAACCCGACATGCTGGATCTGGATGTGCAACTGCCTTTGTCAGCCACCACCGACTCTGGAAAAAACTCCGCAGGAACCAGCTTACCTCCGGCTAACGTGTCGATGAAAGAAGCGGTAAATTATACTCAGCGTAAGATGATAGAAGCGGCTTTGAGCCGTCATAACAACAGCTGGAGTCAGGCCGCTAAAGACCTGCAGCTGGATGCCAGTAACCTGCACAAAATGGCCAGCCGATTAGGAATGAAGTCGTGA
- a CDS encoding hemerythrin domain-containing protein — protein sequence MSTFDDRLQTAEQQWQDASPKHLIEHIYLRFHQRHREQLPELKQLAMRVEAVHGDHPEAPVGLTEHLDNLMQELESHMTKEEQILFPLLSRGVYPGGPISVMESEHVQHEGELNRIDELTNNLTLPEGACGTWTALYKGLKELQDDLHEHIHLENNLLFVEKKASPPEHGKDFCCGSCQ from the coding sequence ATGAGTACTTTCGATGACCGTTTACAGACTGCCGAGCAACAATGGCAGGACGCTTCACCCAAGCATTTGATAGAGCATATTTATCTGCGTTTTCATCAGCGCCATCGCGAACAGCTTCCTGAGTTAAAGCAATTGGCCATGCGCGTTGAAGCCGTTCATGGTGATCACCCCGAAGCCCCGGTTGGTCTGACTGAACACCTGGATAATCTGATGCAGGAGCTGGAAAGCCACATGACAAAAGAAGAGCAAATTCTGTTTCCTTTGCTGTCACGTGGTGTTTATCCGGGCGGGCCAATTTCAGTAATGGAAAGCGAACACGTTCAGCATGAGGGGGAGCTTAATAGAATTGATGAACTGACCAACAACTTAACGTTGCCGGAAGGCGCCTGTGGTACCTGGACAGCTCTTTATAAAGGCTTAAAAGAGCTGCAGGATGACTTGCACGAGCATATTCACCTGGAAAACAACCTGCTTTTTGTCGAAAAGAAAGCATCGCCACCTGAGCACGGTAAAGACTTTTGTTGTGGTTCGTGTCAGTAA
- a CDS encoding murein transglycosylase domain-containing protein yields the protein MKLNLGTMNKKTQLTTLLAAIATTLILAGCQITPDNVKRVVNSGVLSGNDPTAVVESMARERLHSYRSNPQQLISDIEDLREALRDLRAVAEAIWGDEENTVPSEKKYVKYSDNFHAKAVVDFEQGLLTVATLHDSNDPAKTREQLKAAIVRTLLTPTDLTAVDIFTDKEPEQTGKPFLRGQVVDQDNVVVEYEWRANRFAEYLVKNQLRTRRAKNNQVYEVQIALVDEHQELRKHQYADYVIAAARRYNLEPELIYAIIETESSFNPYAVSHANAYGLMQVVASTAGRDVFERVRKIPGQPTSQQLFDPAQNIDIGSAYLHILNTQYLKGVQHPRSREYAIVSAYNGGAGNVLKTFSSNRSNAVQIINRSQPGIVYRDLTSKHPLSESRRYLEKVMYFKQGY from the coding sequence GTGAAGCTCAATTTAGGCACTATGAATAAAAAGACTCAATTAACCACGCTGCTGGCGGCTATAGCCACAACGCTAATTTTGGCAGGATGCCAAATAACACCTGATAACGTAAAACGCGTGGTCAATTCCGGCGTGCTTAGCGGTAACGACCCAACCGCTGTGGTGGAATCTATGGCGCGTGAGCGTTTGCACAGCTATCGCAGCAACCCGCAACAGCTTATTAGCGACATTGAGGATTTACGCGAGGCCTTGCGCGACTTGCGCGCCGTTGCTGAAGCCATTTGGGGCGATGAGGAAAACACAGTTCCCAGTGAGAAGAAGTACGTTAAATACAGCGATAACTTTCATGCCAAAGCCGTTGTCGATTTTGAGCAGGGCCTGCTGACAGTTGCGACATTGCATGACAGCAATGATCCGGCCAAAACCCGGGAACAACTCAAAGCCGCTATTGTGCGTACGTTGTTAACGCCAACCGACCTCACCGCGGTTGATATTTTTACCGATAAAGAGCCTGAGCAAACGGGAAAACCGTTTTTGCGCGGGCAAGTTGTTGACCAGGACAATGTGGTCGTCGAATACGAATGGCGGGCGAATCGCTTTGCCGAGTATTTGGTGAAAAACCAGCTGCGCACCCGGCGCGCTAAAAACAATCAGGTGTATGAGGTTCAAATTGCTTTAGTCGACGAACACCAGGAGTTGCGCAAACACCAGTATGCCGACTACGTTATAGCCGCAGCGCGACGCTATAACCTTGAGCCTGAGCTTATTTATGCCATTATTGAAACCGAAAGTAGCTTTAATCCTTATGCGGTGAGCCACGCTAACGCTTACGGCTTAATGCAGGTAGTGGCATCGACCGCCGGACGTGACGTGTTTGAGCGTGTTCGTAAAATTCCCGGACAGCCCACGTCTCAACAATTGTTCGATCCGGCTCAGAACATTGATATTGGCAGTGCCTATTTGCACATTTTGAACACCCAGTACCTAAAAGGTGTGCAACATCCGCGCAGTCGCGAATACGCAATTGTTTCAGCGTACAACGGTGGCGCAGGTAATGTGCTGAAAACCTTTTCCTCCAACCGCAGCAACGCAGTTCAAATTATAAACCGAAGTCAGCCCGGCATTGTTTACCGGGACTTAACGTCTAAGCATCCGTTGTCGGAGAGCCGCCGATATTTAGAAAAAGTGATGTACTTTAAGCAGGGTTACTGA